In Ostrinia nubilalis chromosome 12, ilOstNubi1.1, whole genome shotgun sequence, one DNA window encodes the following:
- the LOC135076941 gene encoding mannose-6-phosphate isomerase, whose translation MELQCTVQNYDWGKLGSDSMVAKLLSSADSKVSIDASKPYAELWMGTHPNGPALIIDRNVLLGDYIKDNLDAIGPVVKNKFGVSVPFLLKILSIRKALSIQAHPKKEHAEELHKSFPDMYKDPNHKPELAIALTPFEALCGFRPLSEIKIFLTKLPELTEILSADSVSALLAQEDHGDQNILKQVFHSLMTASKDTIASSLSKFLTRMEKEDASVQLSLLYQLVQRLHSDFPGDVGCWAPYFMNYLELRPGQAIFLKPNLPHAYISGDCVECMACSDNVVRAGLTPKHIDVPTLVAMLDYGSYTKDELLFNPKLEDENCCIWRPPVPDFAVAKIKVNGDDEPYNTIIRPSPSLIIVTSGSGEICDTEPIIARPGVVVFLKASRQLTLTPAPGSHLEAYQAICNV comes from the exons ATGGAGTTACAATGCACAGTGCAGAATTACGACTGGGGGAAATTGGGATCTGACAGtatggtggccaagctactctCTAGTGCCGATAGCAAAGTCTCTATTGACGCTTCAAAACCTTACGCTGAGTTATGGATGGGGACACATCCCAACGGACCCGCACTAATAATAGACAGGAATGTGCTGCTCGGAGATTACATCAAAGATAACCTGGATGCTATTGGCCCAGTGGTCAAAAACAAATTTGGTGTTTCTGTGCCGTTTCTCCTCAAGATCCTGTCAATAAGAAAGGCATTGTCTATACAAGCTCATCCTAAAAAG GAACATGCTGAAGAACTTCACAAAAGTTTCCCGGACATGTATAAGGACCCAAATCATAAGCCAGAGCTTGCTATAGCGTTAACACCATTTGAGGCTCTCTGTGGATTCAGACCTTTGTCTGAAATTAAGATCTTTTTGACAA AACTACCAGAGCTGACTGAGATACTTTCAGCGGACAGTGTCAGTGCCCTCTTAGCCCAAGAAGACCATGGAGACCAAAACATACTCAAACAGGTCTTCCATTCCCTCATGACTGCCAGTAAAGATACTATTGCATCAAGTTTGAGCAAATTCCTGACAAGAATGGAGAAAGaag ATGCATCAGTACAGTTATCACTTCTCTACCAGCTTGTCCAAAGACTGCACAGTGACTTCCCTGGTGATGTTGGCTGCTGGGCTCCATACTTCATGAACTATTTAGAGCTCCGGCCTGGCCAGGCCATCTTCCTCAAGCCTAACTTGCCACATGCGTATATTAGTggag ACTGCGTAGAGTGCATGGCGTGTTCAGACAACGTAGTCCGAGCGGGTCTCACGCCCAAACACATCGACGTGCCCACTCTAGTCGCCATGCTGGACTACGGCAGCTACACCAAAGATGAACTGCTCTTCAACCCGAAGTTGGAAGATGAGAACTGCTGTATCTGGCGACCGCCTGTGCCTGACTTTGCTGTTGCGAAAATTAAG GTAAACGGTGACGACGAGCCCTACAACACCATCATCCGTCCCAGCCCCAGCCTCATCATCGTCACGTCTGGTTCCGGAGAGATCTGCGACACAGAGCCCATAATAGCAAGACCTGGAGTAGTTGTGTTCCTAAAGGCCAGTCGACAGCTGACTCTCACACCAGCACCGGGAAGCCATCTTGAGGCCTATCAGGCTATATGCAATGTGTGA